In one Vulgatibacter incomptus genomic region, the following are encoded:
- a CDS encoding IS5 family transposase, translated as MRGKLERQASMLTLIGPEQRVPRDHPIRRIKLLADRELQRLSPVFESMYSGTGRPSIPPEIILKACLLIALFSIRSERQFCERLDYDLMFRFFLDMGMTEESFDASTFSKNKERLIRADVARLFFEGVVRQAKEAKLISAEHFTVDGTLIEAWASMKSFKKKGAKDNEPPDDPGNPTIDFHGEKRANATHESSTDPDARLARKGAGKEAKLALSGHVLMENRNGLCIDISISHADGTAERREALRMLQRQKRKGFSPATLGADKGYDTADLVHDVFVEGVVPHVARKRKHSNVDARQARQIGYRHSQRCRKKVEEIFGWMKTVGGLRKTRYRGVERTQLCAYFTGAAYNLLRLSRLLGSAA; from the coding sequence ATGCGCGGCAAACTCGAGCGGCAGGCGTCGATGCTCACCCTGATCGGACCGGAACAGCGGGTGCCCAGGGACCACCCGATCCGCCGGATCAAGCTGCTCGCCGACCGTGAGCTCCAGCGCCTCTCGCCCGTCTTCGAGTCGATGTACAGCGGCACCGGCCGCCCCTCGATCCCGCCCGAGATCATCCTGAAGGCCTGCCTCCTCATCGCGCTCTTCAGCATCCGGAGCGAGCGGCAGTTCTGCGAGCGCCTCGACTACGACCTGATGTTCCGCTTCTTCCTGGACATGGGCATGACCGAGGAAAGCTTCGATGCCTCGACCTTCTCGAAGAACAAGGAGCGGCTGATCAGGGCGGATGTCGCGCGCCTCTTCTTTGAGGGCGTGGTCCGCCAGGCGAAGGAGGCGAAGCTGATCTCGGCCGAGCACTTCACGGTCGACGGCACGCTGATCGAGGCGTGGGCGTCGATGAAGAGCTTCAAGAAGAAGGGCGCGAAGGATAACGAGCCGCCAGACGATCCGGGGAACCCAACCATCGATTTCCACGGCGAGAAGCGCGCCAACGCCACGCACGAATCGTCTACCGACCCGGATGCGCGGCTTGCCCGGAAGGGCGCAGGCAAGGAGGCGAAGCTGGCGCTGTCGGGCCACGTGCTGATGGAGAACCGGAACGGCCTCTGCATCGACATCTCGATCTCGCACGCTGACGGAACTGCCGAACGCCGCGAGGCGCTGCGCATGCTGCAGCGTCAGAAGAGAAAAGGCTTCTCGCCAGCTACGCTGGGCGCCGACAAGGGCTACGACACCGCCGACCTCGTGCACGACGTCTTTGTCGAAGGTGTCGTTCCGCACGTCGCCCGAAAGCGAAAGCACTCGAACGTCGACGCGCGGCAAGCGCGCCAGATTGGGTACCGCCACAGTCAGAGATGCAGGAAGAAGGTCGAGGAGATCTTCGGCTGGATGAAGACCGTAGGTGGGCTGAGGAAGACCCGCTACCGAGGCGTCGAACGAACCCAGCTCTGCGCCTACTTCACAGGCGCAGCGTACAACCTGCTGCGTCTCTCGCGGCTGCTCGGGAGCGCGGCGTGA
- a CDS encoding sugar O-acetyltransferase gives MQSEREKMLAGELYDPLDPELVEARDRAREICRKLNATRESDRMERRRLLGSLFAAGGETVWMQPPFFCDYGVNTRLGEGCFFNFNCIILDVCLVEIGAHCLFGPAVQIYAATHPMDAELRRSREFGKPVAIGDDVWIGGGAIVSPGVTIGSRSVIGAGSVVTRDVPEGVFAAGNPCREIRPAV, from the coding sequence ATGCAGAGCGAACGGGAGAAGATGCTCGCCGGCGAACTCTACGATCCGCTCGATCCCGAGCTGGTCGAGGCGCGGGACCGCGCCCGTGAGATCTGCCGGAAACTGAACGCCACCCGCGAGAGCGATCGGATGGAGCGGCGCCGGCTCCTCGGCTCGCTCTTCGCGGCGGGCGGCGAGACCGTCTGGATGCAGCCGCCCTTCTTCTGTGACTACGGCGTGAACACCCGCCTCGGCGAGGGCTGCTTCTTCAATTTCAACTGCATCATCCTCGACGTCTGCCTGGTCGAGATCGGAGCCCACTGCCTCTTCGGACCGGCTGTGCAGATCTACGCCGCGACCCATCCGATGGACGCGGAGCTGCGCCGGAGCCGGGAATTCGGCAAGCCGGTGGCGATCGGGGACGACGTCTGGATCGGCGGCGGTGCGATCGTCTCGCCCGGGGTGACAATCGGCTCCCGGTCGGTGATCGGGGCAGGGAGCGTCGTCACCCGCGATGTTCCGGAAGGCGTCTTCGCCGCCGGCAATCCGTGCCGCGAGATCCGTCCGGCGGTTTGA
- a CDS encoding tetratricopeptide repeat protein — protein sequence MASFLLVFLVAAAGCGRGGARAETEAREALAAARAGELGAAHQAFGRALALDPDNLVALYNGGIAALALGRGDEAVARFERFATLRPDDALGRFHLGRAYAREGRRDEAIGALRSSVERGFADLAQWRLAPELEALANDLRLVQLEAVVAQRAGDGVEEAPRPGEGYAGRPIPDAILPGTSLGFDPSACEP from the coding sequence TTGGCTTCGTTTCTGCTGGTCTTCCTCGTTGCGGCGGCGGGCTGCGGCCGCGGCGGGGCGCGCGCCGAGACCGAGGCCCGCGAGGCGCTCGCCGCCGCGCGGGCGGGTGAGCTAGGAGCGGCCCACCAGGCCTTCGGCCGGGCCCTGGCCCTCGATCCGGACAACCTCGTCGCCCTCTACAACGGCGGGATCGCCGCGCTCGCCCTGGGCCGGGGAGACGAGGCGGTCGCCCGCTTCGAGCGCTTCGCGACCCTGCGGCCGGACGACGCCCTCGGGCGCTTCCACCTCGGGCGCGCGTACGCAAGAGAGGGCCGGCGCGACGAGGCGATCGGCGCCCTCCGGAGCTCGGTGGAGAGGGGCTTCGCCGATCTGGCCCAGTGGCGCCTCGCCCCCGAGCTCGAGGCGCTCGCGAACGATCTTCGCCTCGTCCAGCTCGAGGCGGTCGTCGCGCAGCGGGCGGGAGACGGCGTGGAGGAGGCACCGCGCCCTGGTGAGGGCTACGCGGGCAGGCCGATCCCCGACGCGATCCTCCCCGGCACGTCGCTGGGCTTCGATCCCTCGGCCTGCGAGCCCTGA
- a CDS encoding PilC/PilY family type IV pilus protein translates to MNRFSGSRWIEKSLTAIVLATCLLPGFSSADYLYSTERTAGPPPYVLFIADTSGSMDTKDAELEPCCEDRSSQPEWECCDRTSCYDSSTCYDSSKCSTKSNCGGKNQPECCPKDRTPCPTKGTACTSACLAKPACSNVCGRLPLCSKAKNQSRMEALRSTLLQLIPTLDGITLGLEEFPKSTKRGTGGSKATSDSCASEVIGALPTGGGTKALTQSELLALVTNLQFGGGTPTGSSLKMAKEHLDKVKAADVEGKTCRKYVVILLTDGVPESCANEGGKGKTQADYAKDQMTALRDAGFPAYVIGFGKEVKGATILNELAQRGGTARIGGEWCNDIGRGCSNGVALQATSAGELTEVLTLAFDEIQKGQFSPMPPIVSTVAQARTEVDRVSRNFLAYSAFEQPGYKGHLYGIQLFQEQTSPPGEWAFTDFNHLDLKACGQAGNPCLFDAGQMLQERPSSKPRRIFSAVPRDSAAIDGGVTLDMGTQLVVAASSTGSANLQSVVGAVLRSDALGKGFGGLSSPDQLALTNLARSDTAGRASAARVVDWLHGASRGNALGDLYHSAPAIVSTPPYAYRRWGYPEFKASRRDRPAMIYVGANDGMIHAFHAGPDLQHSTDPEWKAGEEAWAYLPFNMAAKVSLAALTDPAPKRVFSQDLSCRVDDVLTVDNGGDGMLACKGDPDCGWKTVLVCGQGWGGSWYVALDVTDPLKPKPLWEATHEGVVNGLSTEPYGLGRTWGVPSIAVVNMKRDGKSPLPTWLSIFGSGYNTALRDASGYHSSSYRLLNMPFAGVYPEHGAGTQGEQAHVFIQDMASGRFLKVFHQHGLGAILADLPVVDLDQDSFSDAIYVGGWNQGQMDRIALVSSKVTGNTYKSTSPDEWSNACKDVFHFGNNNPITSRPAAYADPRGNGELYLFVGTGVDKGVGPDQQTNEGKFWDFRAYYLKDKGGLACPTDPVHGGTVPNAGNMCTDASMDDGKKKGWTFNGIFNDGQRLLSAPTLSILPDKRRLLTFTSWKPTASTCGSGVSSLYCVDVTGTQRCVPCGNLRGDGDETAVRIDLSNTKPSTPTMADGQLYTVGPDGVLRVGNPTGTGAGPVGDSSEPNQGKPRPVLLSWREIF, encoded by the coding sequence ATGAATCGATTTTCGGGATCCAGGTGGATCGAGAAGAGCCTGACCGCGATCGTTCTCGCGACGTGTCTGCTGCCCGGGTTCTCGTCGGCGGACTACCTCTACTCCACGGAGCGGACGGCGGGCCCGCCTCCCTACGTGCTGTTCATCGCTGACACGTCCGGCTCGATGGACACCAAGGATGCGGAGCTCGAGCCTTGCTGTGAGGACCGCTCGAGCCAGCCCGAATGGGAATGCTGCGACCGGACGTCTTGCTACGATTCCAGCACTTGCTACGACTCGTCGAAGTGCTCGACCAAGAGCAATTGCGGAGGCAAGAACCAGCCCGAATGCTGTCCGAAGGATCGCACGCCGTGCCCCACCAAGGGCACCGCGTGCACCAGCGCCTGCCTGGCGAAGCCGGCGTGCTCCAACGTCTGCGGGCGCCTGCCTCTCTGCAGCAAGGCCAAGAACCAGTCGCGCATGGAGGCCCTCCGCTCCACGCTCCTCCAGCTCATCCCCACGTTGGACGGGATCACGCTTGGCCTCGAGGAGTTCCCGAAGAGCACCAAGCGCGGGACCGGCGGGTCGAAGGCGACGAGCGACTCGTGTGCATCGGAGGTGATCGGGGCACTGCCCACAGGCGGCGGCACCAAGGCCCTCACCCAGAGCGAGCTCCTCGCGCTGGTGACGAACCTCCAGTTCGGCGGAGGCACGCCCACGGGTTCCTCGCTGAAGATGGCGAAGGAGCATCTGGACAAGGTGAAGGCCGCGGACGTGGAAGGAAAGACGTGCCGCAAGTACGTGGTGATCCTCCTCACCGATGGTGTGCCCGAGTCTTGCGCCAACGAAGGCGGAAAGGGAAAGACGCAGGCCGACTACGCCAAGGATCAGATGACGGCGCTGCGAGATGCCGGCTTCCCGGCATACGTGATTGGCTTCGGCAAGGAGGTCAAGGGCGCGACCATCCTGAACGAGCTCGCGCAGCGGGGCGGGACGGCCCGCATCGGCGGCGAGTGGTGCAACGACATCGGACGAGGATGCTCCAATGGCGTCGCGCTCCAGGCAACCAGCGCCGGGGAGCTCACCGAGGTGCTGACCTTGGCCTTCGACGAGATCCAGAAGGGCCAGTTCAGCCCCATGCCGCCGATCGTCTCCACGGTGGCGCAGGCCCGGACCGAGGTCGACCGGGTCTCCCGCAACTTCCTGGCCTACTCGGCCTTCGAGCAGCCCGGCTACAAGGGGCACCTCTACGGGATCCAGCTCTTCCAGGAGCAGACCTCCCCTCCCGGGGAATGGGCGTTCACCGATTTCAACCATCTCGATCTCAAGGCCTGCGGCCAGGCGGGAAATCCCTGTCTCTTCGACGCCGGGCAGATGCTGCAGGAGCGCCCCTCGTCCAAGCCGCGGCGGATCTTCTCTGCCGTCCCGCGAGACTCTGCCGCGATCGACGGCGGGGTCACCCTGGACATGGGCACGCAGCTCGTGGTCGCGGCGTCCAGCACCGGGAGCGCGAACCTGCAGAGCGTGGTCGGCGCCGTTCTCCGGAGCGATGCCCTCGGGAAGGGCTTCGGCGGGCTCTCGAGCCCCGATCAGCTCGCGCTCACGAACCTCGCCCGGAGCGACACCGCCGGCAGGGCCAGCGCGGCGAGGGTGGTCGACTGGCTCCACGGCGCTTCTCGCGGCAACGCCCTCGGCGACCTCTACCACTCGGCGCCGGCCATCGTCTCCACGCCGCCCTACGCCTACCGTCGCTGGGGCTACCCCGAGTTCAAGGCCTCGCGGCGGGACCGGCCGGCGATGATCTACGTGGGCGCCAACGACGGGATGATCCACGCCTTCCACGCGGGCCCCGACCTCCAGCATTCCACCGATCCCGAGTGGAAGGCCGGGGAGGAGGCCTGGGCCTACCTGCCGTTCAACATGGCGGCGAAGGTCTCGCTGGCCGCGCTGACGGATCCCGCTCCCAAGCGCGTCTTCTCCCAGGATCTCTCCTGCCGGGTGGATGACGTCCTCACGGTGGACAACGGCGGCGACGGCATGCTCGCCTGCAAAGGCGATCCCGACTGCGGTTGGAAGACCGTCCTGGTCTGCGGGCAGGGGTGGGGTGGCTCCTGGTACGTGGCCCTCGACGTCACCGATCCACTAAAGCCGAAGCCGCTGTGGGAGGCGACCCACGAAGGCGTCGTGAACGGCCTGTCGACCGAGCCCTACGGCCTCGGGCGCACCTGGGGCGTCCCCAGCATCGCGGTGGTGAACATGAAGCGGGACGGCAAGTCGCCGCTCCCCACCTGGCTCTCGATCTTCGGCAGCGGCTACAACACCGCCCTCCGGGACGCCTCCGGGTACCACTCGTCTTCCTACCGCCTGCTCAACATGCCCTTCGCCGGGGTGTACCCGGAGCATGGCGCCGGCACGCAAGGGGAGCAGGCCCACGTCTTCATCCAGGACATGGCGTCCGGGCGCTTCCTCAAGGTCTTCCACCAGCACGGCCTCGGCGCGATCCTCGCGGACCTCCCCGTGGTCGATCTCGACCAGGACTCGTTCTCGGACGCCATCTACGTCGGCGGGTGGAACCAGGGGCAGATGGACCGGATTGCCCTCGTCTCCTCGAAGGTGACTGGCAACACGTACAAGTCGACGAGCCCCGATGAGTGGTCGAACGCCTGCAAGGACGTCTTCCACTTCGGAAACAACAACCCGATCACCTCCCGCCCGGCGGCCTACGCCGATCCCCGGGGGAACGGCGAGCTCTATCTCTTCGTCGGCACCGGCGTGGACAAGGGCGTCGGCCCCGACCAGCAGACCAACGAGGGGAAGTTCTGGGATTTCCGGGCCTATTACCTGAAGGACAAGGGCGGCCTCGCCTGTCCGACGGATCCCGTGCATGGCGGAACGGTCCCGAACGCAGGCAACATGTGCACCGACGCGTCCATGGACGATGGGAAGAAAAAAGGCTGGACCTTCAACGGAATCTTCAACGACGGCCAGCGGCTCCTGAGCGCCCCCACACTGTCGATCCTGCCCGACAAGCGCCGGCTGCTCACGTTCACGAGCTGGAAGCCGACGGCGAGCACCTGCGGAAGCGGGGTCTCGTCGCTGTATTGCGTGGACGTCACCGGCACCCAGCGGTGCGTGCCCTGCGGCAATCTGCGGGGTGACGGTGACGAGACCGCCGTCCGGATCGACCTGAGCAACACGAAGCCGAGCACGCCCACCATGGCCGACGGCCAGCTCTACACCGTCGGCCCCGACGGCGTGCTCCGCGTGGGCAATCCCACGGGTACTGGCGCCGGCCCCGTCGGCGATTCGTCCGAACCGAACCAGGGCAAGCCGAGGCCGGTGCTGCTCTCCTGGCGCGAGATCTTCTGA
- a CDS encoding PilW family protein, with protein sequence MRERGFSLIELMVAGTISLVVVAAAFAFITRASEASAAQERATELTSRGRIALDLIGRDIRSAGDSVQLLPDPCLGAGAPFGCAAILEPHPWRITIARYAWGAGPDGILGTADDVLPSGPFAANGDNVVTYQFVPRTAGPVSLGGTRTGYVGRLERISNPFSFGDRHPGSRCSSTTWWSTTRCAPARTASPSTTAGTTRSSSIR encoded by the coding sequence ATGCGGGAGCGTGGCTTCTCTCTCATCGAGCTGATGGTCGCCGGCACGATCTCCCTGGTGGTCGTCGCGGCGGCGTTCGCCTTCATCACCCGCGCGAGCGAGGCCTCCGCCGCCCAGGAGCGCGCCACGGAGCTCACCTCCCGCGGGCGGATCGCCCTGGACCTGATCGGCAGGGACATCCGCTCCGCCGGCGATTCGGTGCAGCTCCTCCCCGATCCCTGCCTCGGGGCGGGCGCGCCCTTTGGCTGCGCCGCGATCCTCGAGCCCCACCCCTGGCGGATCACCATCGCCCGTTACGCGTGGGGCGCAGGACCGGACGGCATCCTCGGGACCGCCGACGACGTCCTCCCGTCCGGACCGTTCGCGGCCAACGGAGACAACGTCGTGACCTACCAGTTCGTGCCCAGGACCGCAGGGCCTGTCTCGCTGGGAGGCACGCGCACGGGCTACGTGGGTCGCCTCGAGAGGATCTCGAATCCCTTCTCGTTCGGGGACAGGCACCCAGGGTCGAGGTGCTCCTCGACGACGTGGTGGTCGACAACCAGATGCGCTCCAGCCCGGACGGCGTCACCTTCGACAACCGCCGGGACTACTCGGTCTTCCTCTATCAGGTGA
- a CDS encoding type IV pilus modification PilV family protein: protein MKRGFTLVEVLVAMAVLAIGLVGSAQLIGYSIARSVQARKVSAAQHLGNEILERLRTEVRFDGGMAGPVSGLSEGVAVTAANAWAADRLPYRIDEAVNGNGGAIAGCNPAGAVDPGPGTNYGVGPLAFRFEGNVYWVCYRLAAAPAGYPTGSIDALVKVLWQGTSGVQARHVSAVLVGSW from the coding sequence GTGAAACGAGGTTTCACACTGGTGGAGGTCCTCGTGGCCATGGCCGTGTTGGCCATCGGCCTCGTCGGCAGCGCCCAGCTCATCGGCTACTCGATCGCCCGCTCGGTGCAGGCGCGCAAGGTCTCCGCCGCCCAGCATCTCGGGAACGAGATCCTGGAGCGGCTGCGAACCGAGGTGCGCTTCGACGGCGGCATGGCCGGGCCGGTGTCCGGTCTCTCCGAGGGTGTAGCCGTCACCGCTGCCAACGCCTGGGCCGCCGACAGGCTCCCCTACCGGATCGACGAGGCCGTCAACGGGAACGGAGGCGCCATCGCGGGCTGCAACCCCGCAGGCGCGGTCGACCCCGGGCCCGGGACGAACTACGGGGTGGGCCCCCTGGCGTTCCGCTTCGAGGGCAACGTGTACTGGGTGTGCTACCGCCTCGCCGCGGCCCCCGCCGGCTATCCGACGGGCTCCATCGACGCGCTGGTCAAGGTGCTCTGGCAGGGGACGAGCGGCGTACAGGCACGCCACGTCTCCGCCGTACTGGTCGGGAGCTGGTGA
- a CDS encoding pilus assembly FimT family protein, translated as MASRDHGFTLIELALVITIVGILLGVSTWAIQSTLPGYRAAGAAARFRGAVRSASAIAARTNRPVRLTVVTGGSGACASSYSIADVGAAGRVFDTACFETGILLGPNAIALGCQGEAALPACSLCAGGAITFLPSGEVQTSALTGDSLVFVPREGPTRNIRAVGVRSGLGMTRTYRREGNGWVCP; from the coding sequence ATGGCAAGTCGGGATCACGGATTCACCCTGATCGAGCTGGCGCTCGTGATCACCATCGTGGGGATCCTGCTCGGCGTGTCGACCTGGGCGATCCAGAGCACGCTGCCCGGCTACCGCGCGGCGGGCGCCGCGGCACGATTTCGGGGAGCGGTGCGCAGCGCCTCGGCGATCGCGGCCCGCACGAACCGCCCCGTCCGCCTCACGGTCGTCACCGGTGGATCCGGCGCGTGTGCCTCGAGCTACTCGATCGCCGACGTCGGCGCCGCCGGCCGCGTGTTCGACACCGCTTGCTTCGAGACCGGGATCCTCCTCGGGCCGAACGCGATCGCGCTCGGATGCCAGGGGGAGGCGGCGCTCCCGGCCTGCTCCCTCTGCGCGGGCGGCGCGATCACCTTCCTGCCGTCCGGCGAGGTCCAGACCTCGGCCCTCACCGGCGACTCCCTGGTCTTCGTCCCTCGCGAGGGGCCGACTCGGAACATCCGGGCGGTCGGCGTCCGGAGCGGCCTCGGGATGACCCGGACCTATCGCCGCGAGGGGAACGGATGGGTCTGTCCGTGA
- a CDS encoding thiamine pyrophosphate-dependent dehydrogenase E1 component subunit alpha, protein MSRPRLVGAEKSAPSLAPDLLVRMHDLMVKARVLEERLIQMYKQGDGYFWIGGPGEEAFNVPLGLLIKKGQGPAFDYLHFHYRQSATFLAMGEEPIGALRQMKNTATDPYSGGRNFAGHFSKRAWNLAPVTSPIEVQYAMAPGTAMAQKRHGGDGISIVTGGDAGTAEGDFASCLVWSSRPGNELPVLMIVTHNKWGISTASDTQQGPKNIADRATAFGIRNKTIEGNDPVVAYQELQEAMDYVRKERKPFLLEARVSRLFGHSSASGANMVEGELDCISAFEEKLEASGILTRSQMDEVRERYTAEMSAMAKQVREEPQPKPEDIWNHIFFEGK, encoded by the coding sequence ATGTCCCGTCCACGTCTCGTAGGAGCCGAAAAATCGGCGCCGTCGCTTGCCCCCGACCTTCTGGTGCGCATGCACGACCTGATGGTGAAGGCGCGCGTCCTCGAGGAGCGGCTGATCCAGATGTACAAGCAGGGTGACGGCTACTTCTGGATTGGCGGCCCCGGTGAGGAGGCGTTCAACGTCCCCCTGGGCCTGCTGATCAAGAAGGGTCAGGGCCCCGCCTTCGACTACCTCCACTTCCACTACCGGCAGTCGGCCACCTTCCTCGCCATGGGCGAGGAGCCCATCGGCGCCCTCAGGCAGATGAAGAACACCGCCACCGACCCCTACAGCGGCGGCAGGAACTTCGCGGGCCACTTCTCGAAGCGCGCATGGAACCTGGCGCCGGTGACCTCGCCCATCGAGGTGCAGTACGCGATGGCGCCGGGGACCGCGATGGCCCAGAAGCGCCACGGGGGCGACGGTATCAGCATCGTCACCGGAGGCGACGCCGGCACGGCCGAGGGCGATTTCGCCTCGTGCCTGGTGTGGAGCTCCCGCCCGGGGAACGAGCTGCCGGTGCTGATGATCGTGACCCACAACAAGTGGGGCATCTCCACCGCTTCCGACACCCAGCAGGGACCGAAGAACATCGCCGACCGCGCGACCGCCTTCGGGATCCGGAACAAGACCATCGAGGGCAACGATCCGGTGGTCGCGTACCAGGAGCTCCAGGAGGCCATGGACTACGTGCGCAAGGAGCGCAAGCCGTTCCTCCTCGAGGCCAGGGTCTCGCGGCTCTTCGGGCACTCCTCCGCCTCCGGCGCGAACATGGTCGAGGGCGAGCTCGATTGCATCTCGGCCTTCGAGGAGAAGCTCGAGGCCAGCGGCATCCTCACCCGTTCGCAGATGGACGAGGTTCGCGAGCGCTACACCGCCGAGATGTCGGCGATGGCGAAGCAGGTCCGCGAGGAGCCTCAGCCGAAGCCCGAAGACATCTGGAACCACATCTTCTTCGAAGGGAAGTAA
- a CDS encoding alpha-ketoacid dehydrogenase subunit beta: protein MANMAQAIRMALHYGEKHLGVTDIFGEDVGMPLGGVFTQTQGLEKSWNTPLDERGIIGMAMGLAMAGERPVAEIQFADYVYNTIDLLKLAGNTCWATNGDWNLPMVVMTPVGAGIRGSIYHSHSFDAMMTHIPGWKIVLPSNPLDAYGLLVSAMQEQNPVMYLPPKALMRIRGEELIPGEPEDQRELSKMIDAPLGDRSKWKAKWPALEGYSVPIGKGKIVREGKQVTVVSYGRTLLLCADAAKELAAEGIDAEVIDLRSLWPYDWEMIQASVKKTGRVLFVNEDTEVTNFGEHLIRRTVDELFYELLAPPRLIAGKFVPGIGLSDALERASVPQPEDVKSAIRSLALEQP, encoded by the coding sequence ATGGCCAACATGGCACAGGCCATCCGCATGGCCCTCCACTACGGCGAGAAGCACCTGGGCGTCACCGACATCTTCGGTGAGGACGTGGGCATGCCCCTCGGCGGCGTGTTCACGCAGACCCAGGGTCTCGAGAAGTCCTGGAACACGCCCCTCGACGAGCGCGGCATCATCGGCATGGCCATGGGCCTCGCGATGGCCGGTGAGCGGCCCGTCGCCGAGATCCAGTTCGCCGACTACGTCTACAACACCATCGACCTGCTGAAGCTGGCGGGCAACACCTGCTGGGCGACCAACGGCGACTGGAACCTGCCGATGGTGGTGATGACGCCGGTGGGCGCCGGGATCCGCGGCTCCATCTACCACTCGCACTCCTTCGACGCGATGATGACCCACATCCCGGGTTGGAAGATCGTGCTGCCGTCGAACCCCCTCGACGCGTACGGCCTGCTGGTCTCGGCGATGCAGGAGCAGAACCCGGTGATGTACCTCCCGCCGAAGGCGCTGATGCGCATCCGGGGCGAGGAGCTGATCCCGGGCGAGCCGGAGGACCAGCGCGAGCTCTCCAAGATGATCGACGCGCCGCTGGGCGATCGCTCGAAGTGGAAGGCGAAGTGGCCGGCCCTCGAGGGCTACTCGGTGCCGATCGGCAAGGGCAAGATCGTACGCGAGGGCAAGCAGGTGACGGTGGTCAGCTACGGCCGCACCCTGCTCCTCTGTGCGGACGCGGCCAAGGAGCTCGCCGCAGAGGGGATCGACGCAGAGGTCATCGATCTGCGCAGCCTCTGGCCGTACGACTGGGAGATGATCCAGGCCTCCGTGAAGAAGACGGGCCGCGTGCTCTTCGTGAACGAGGACACCGAGGTCACGAACTTCGGTGAGCACCTGATCCGCCGCACGGTGGACGAGCTCTTCTACGAGCTCCTCGCCCCGCCCCGCCTGATCGCGGGCAAGTTCGTCCCAGGCATCGGCCTCTCGGACGCGCTGGAGCGGGCCTCGGTGCCCCAGCCCGAGGACGTCAAGTCCGCGATCCGCTCCCTAGCGCTCGAGCAGCCCTGA
- the pssA gene encoding CDP-diacylglycerol--serine O-phosphatidyltransferase, giving the protein MIRDFQPADLITLLNGFSGMGAVLAILRYQGDRNVHALWTAFILLPIALIFDMADGWIARKQGRVSALGQELDSLADLISFGVAPASLAFALGMDGGWDAVVLLYFVGCGISRLARFNATAAELADVRGKVKYFEGTPIPTSLVLVALLAVLAGNGLVGDHLPLRSTKLWFWEIHWLVLLWGLSGTAMISKTLRIPKP; this is encoded by the coding sequence ATGATCCGCGACTTCCAGCCCGCGGACCTGATCACCCTGCTCAACGGCTTCTCGGGCATGGGCGCGGTGCTCGCGATCCTGCGTTACCAGGGCGACCGGAACGTCCACGCGCTCTGGACCGCCTTCATCCTCCTGCCGATCGCGCTGATCTTCGACATGGCGGACGGCTGGATCGCCCGGAAGCAGGGCCGCGTCTCCGCTCTCGGCCAGGAGCTCGACTCGCTCGCCGATCTCATCTCGTTTGGCGTCGCCCCTGCGTCGCTCGCCTTCGCCCTGGGGATGGACGGCGGCTGGGACGCGGTGGTGCTCCTCTACTTCGTGGGGTGCGGGATCAGCCGCCTCGCGCGGTTCAACGCCACCGCCGCCGAGCTCGCGGACGTGCGGGGCAAGGTGAAGTACTTCGAGGGGACGCCGATCCCCACGAGCCTCGTGCTCGTCGCGTTGTTGGCGGTGCTCGCCGGCAACGGCCTCGTCGGGGATCACCTGCCGCTGCGATCGACCAAGCTCTGGTTCTGGGAGATCCACTGGCTCGTGCTGCTCTGGGGCCTCAGCGGCACGGCCATGATCAGCAAGACCCTGCGGATCCCGAAGCCGTAG